From one Planktothrix agardhii NIES-204 genomic stretch:
- the nirA gene encoding ferredoxin-nitrite reductase, translating to MTSTVPQKTATNKFEKLKAEKDGLAVKDELETFAQLGWEAMEETDRDHRLKWLGVFFRPVTPGKFMMRLRLPNGVITSEQMRVLGEIVQRYGDDGSADITTRQNLQLRGIRIEDLSDIFQRFERVGLTSIQSGMDNVRNITGSPVAGLDADELYDTRELVQQVQDMITNEGKGNPEFSNLPRKFNIAIGGCRDNSIHAEINDIAFIPAFKQEAFGFNVLVGGFFSATRCEAAIPLNVWAKPEQVVDLCRGILEVFRDHGPRGVRQKTRLMWLIDEWGIEKFRSEVEKQIGYALESEAEKDEILWEKRDHLGIYKQKQPGLNYVGLNILVGRLSANDMLELSRIAEVYGSGEIRLTVEQNVIIPNISDSRLEPFLTEPILEKFSVNPSALSRGLVSCTGAQFCNFALVETKHRAVELVKELEAELTVEKTVRIHWTGCPNSCGQPQVADIGLMGTKARKEGKTLEGVNLYMGGKVGKDAQLGECVQKSIPCEDLKPVLRQILVEQFGARVKE from the coding sequence ATGACCAGCACAGTCCCGCAAAAAACAGCCACCAACAAATTTGAGAAACTCAAAGCCGAAAAAGACGGTTTAGCGGTTAAAGATGAACTAGAAACCTTCGCCCAACTAGGCTGGGAAGCCATGGAAGAAACCGACCGAGACCATCGCCTAAAATGGCTGGGGGTGTTTTTCCGTCCCGTGACTCCGGGGAAATTCATGATGCGGTTGCGTTTGCCCAATGGGGTGATCACCAGTGAGCAGATGCGGGTTTTGGGGGAAATCGTGCAACGCTACGGTGATGACGGTAGTGCTGATATTACCACAAGACAGAACCTTCAATTAAGGGGAATTAGAATTGAGGATCTCAGCGATATTTTTCAGAGGTTTGAAAGGGTTGGACTAACGAGCATTCAGTCGGGAATGGATAACGTCCGTAATATTACGGGTTCCCCCGTTGCTGGATTAGATGCCGATGAACTCTATGATACCAGGGAGTTAGTGCAACAGGTTCAAGACATGATTACCAACGAAGGAAAAGGGAATCCTGAGTTTAGTAATTTACCTCGAAAATTCAATATTGCGATTGGCGGATGTCGGGATAATTCAATTCACGCCGAAATTAATGATATTGCCTTTATTCCTGCGTTTAAACAGGAAGCTTTTGGCTTTAATGTGTTAGTGGGAGGATTCTTTTCTGCCACCCGTTGTGAAGCCGCTATTCCCCTAAATGTTTGGGCAAAACCTGAGCAAGTTGTCGATCTTTGTCGAGGGATTTTAGAAGTCTTTCGAGACCATGGGCCCAGGGGAGTTCGCCAAAAAACTCGGTTAATGTGGTTAATTGATGAATGGGGAATTGAAAAATTTCGTTCTGAAGTCGAAAAACAGATCGGTTATGCTTTAGAATCCGAAGCGGAAAAAGACGAAATTCTCTGGGAAAAACGGGATCATTTGGGGATTTATAAACAAAAACAACCCGGATTAAACTATGTGGGATTAAATATTCTCGTAGGTCGGTTATCGGCTAACGATATGTTAGAATTATCCCGGATTGCTGAAGTTTATGGGAGTGGAGAAATTCGCTTAACCGTTGAACAAAATGTGATTATTCCTAATATTTCCGATAGTCGGTTAGAGCCGTTTTTAACTGAACCTATTTTGGAAAAATTCTCCGTTAATCCCTCTGCCTTAAGTCGAGGATTAGTTTCTTGTACTGGCGCACAATTCTGTAACTTTGCTTTAGTAGAAACTAAACATCGGGCTGTCGAATTAGTTAAGGAATTAGAAGCGGAATTAACCGTCGAAAAAACCGTCAGAATTCACTGGACAGGCTGCCCCAATTCCTGCGGACAACCCCAAGTAGCTGATATTGGATTAATGGGAACCAAAGCCCGTAAAGAGGGCAAAACCCTTGAAGGAGTAAACCTTTATATGGGCGGAAAAGTCGGTAAAGATGCCCAACTAGGTGAATGTGTACAAAAATCCATTCCCTGTGAGGATCTCAAACCCGTTTTGCGACAAATTTTAGTGGAACAATTTGGCGCTCGCGTCAAAGAATAA
- the nrtA gene encoding nitrate transport protein NrtA, whose product MSKLSRRKFLFTAGATAAGTLIIHGCAANNNPSTTSTTTSAPAPAVNINPADAPEIATATLGFIALTDSAPLIIALEKGFFAKYGMSDVKVLKQASWPVTRDNLELGSGGGGIDGAHILSPMPYLMTLGTITKQPVPMYLLARLNTNGQAISLGKEYLDAKITVNDSAKFKDILLTAKNAGKELKAAITFPGGTHDLWMRYWLASGGTVPDTDISIIPVPPPQMVANMKVGNMEGFCVGEPWNAQLVNQKAGYTALITGELWKDHPEKAFTMRADWVDKNPKAAKALTMAVLEAQQWCDKPENIEEMCKIVSQDKWFKVPFEDIIERSRGNIDFGDGRVITASPIAMKFWRDNASYPYKSHDSWFLTEDIRWGYLPADLDIKATVDKVNREDLWREAAKSLNVPAAEIPATPSRGIETFFDGVQFNPEDPKAYLNSLAIKKV is encoded by the coding sequence ATGAGTAAACTTTCACGTCGGAAATTCCTGTTTACAGCCGGTGCAACTGCCGCCGGAACTCTAATCATTCATGGTTGTGCTGCTAATAACAATCCTTCCACAACCTCCACAACAACTTCTGCTCCAGCCCCGGCGGTTAATATTAATCCGGCGGATGCTCCAGAAATAGCAACAGCAACATTAGGATTTATTGCCTTAACCGACTCTGCCCCCCTAATTATTGCCTTAGAAAAAGGCTTTTTTGCTAAGTATGGAATGTCGGATGTTAAGGTGCTTAAACAAGCCTCTTGGCCTGTTACTAGAGATAACCTAGAATTAGGTTCCGGTGGAGGCGGAATTGATGGGGCGCATATTTTATCCCCCATGCCCTATTTAATGACATTAGGAACGATTACAAAACAGCCAGTTCCGATGTATCTTTTAGCCCGATTAAATACTAATGGTCAGGCAATTTCTTTAGGTAAAGAATATCTGGATGCTAAAATTACCGTTAATGATAGTGCCAAATTCAAAGATATTTTATTAACCGCTAAAAATGCAGGAAAAGAACTCAAAGCTGCCATTACATTCCCCGGAGGAACTCACGATTTATGGATGCGGTATTGGTTAGCATCCGGGGGGACTGTTCCAGATACTGATATTTCCATTATTCCGGTGCCACCTCCCCAAATGGTAGCAAATATGAAAGTCGGAAATATGGAAGGGTTCTGTGTTGGTGAACCTTGGAATGCCCAATTAGTTAATCAAAAAGCCGGATATACTGCATTAATTACCGGGGAATTATGGAAAGATCACCCCGAAAAAGCCTTTACAATGCGAGCAGATTGGGTGGATAAAAACCCCAAAGCGGCTAAAGCTTTAACCATGGCTGTATTAGAAGCGCAACAATGGTGTGATAAACCGGAAAATATTGAGGAAATGTGTAAAATTGTTTCCCAAGATAAATGGTTTAAAGTGCCTTTTGAAGATATTATTGAGCGATCTAGGGGAAATATTGATTTTGGGGATGGTCGGGTGATCACCGCCAGTCCCATCGCCATGAAATTCTGGAGAGATAATGCCTCTTATCCCTATAAGAGCCATGATAGTTGGTTCCTAACCGAAGATATTCGCTGGGGATATTTACCAGCCGATTTAGATATTAAAGCCACCGTTGATAAGGTCAACCGCGAAGATTTATGGCGGGAAGCGGCGAAGTCTTTAAATGTTCCCGCAGCCGAAATTCCTGCTACTCCTTCTCGTGGCATTGAAACATTCTTTGATGGCGTACAATTTAACCCCGAAGATCCTAAAGCCTATCTCAATAGTTTAGCGATCAAAAAGGTCTAA
- the nrtB gene encoding nitrate ABC transporter, inner membrane subunit produces MTTGTKTTSNSNNPLNFVFNWFNKNRNQIIRPLIGIFIFLAIWQLLCSGENPNLPSPITTVKESWELIVNPFFDNGGTDKGLGWQVIASLQRVAIGFSLSVIVGISLGILVGSNSFMYDALDPLFQILRTIPPLAWLPIALAALQQSNPAAIFVIFITAVWPIIINTTVGVQQIPQDYKNVARVLRLPKHKYFFKVLFPSAVPYIFTGLRIGIGLSWLAIIAAEMLVGGVGIGFFIWDAYNSSRMSAIIVALIYVGVVGLILDRTIGFIASKVVPADQK; encoded by the coding sequence ATGACTACTGGCACTAAAACCACTTCTAATAGTAATAATCCTTTGAACTTTGTTTTCAATTGGTTCAATAAAAATCGTAATCAAATTATTCGTCCTTTGATTGGGATCTTTATTTTTCTGGCAATTTGGCAACTATTATGTTCAGGAGAAAATCCTAATTTACCATCTCCCATTACCACCGTTAAAGAATCTTGGGAATTAATTGTTAACCCATTTTTTGATAATGGCGGTACTGATAAAGGGTTGGGTTGGCAAGTCATTGCCAGTTTACAACGGGTGGCGATTGGCTTTAGCTTATCGGTCATTGTAGGAATTTCATTAGGGATTTTAGTGGGGAGTAATTCCTTTATGTATGATGCCTTAGATCCCCTATTTCAAATTCTTAGAACAATTCCGCCGCTTGCTTGGTTGCCCATTGCCCTAGCTGCCTTACAACAATCTAATCCGGCGGCTATTTTCGTCATCTTTATTACAGCAGTTTGGCCGATTATTATTAATACCACCGTCGGGGTACAACAAATTCCCCAAGACTATAAAAACGTGGCTAGAGTGTTACGTTTACCCAAACATAAATACTTCTTTAAAGTATTATTTCCCTCCGCAGTTCCCTATATTTTCACCGGATTAAGAATTGGGATTGGTCTATCTTGGTTAGCGATTATTGCGGCGGAAATGTTAGTCGGTGGAGTTGGGATTGGATTCTTTATTTGGGATGCCTATAATAGTTCTCGAATGAGTGCAATTATCGTGGCTTTAATTTATGTCGGAGTCGTCGGTTTAATCCTAGATAGAACCATTGGTTTTATTGCTTCTAAAGTGGTTCCCGCCGACCAGAAATAA
- the nrtC gene encoding nitrate ABC transporter, ATPase subunits C and D, with the protein MSVFVQVDHVNRVFNLPNGEQYIALKNIELKIDKGEFITLLGHSGCGKSTLLNIIAGLDQASEGGIILEGREVREPGPDRMVVFQNYSLLPWLTVRENIALAVDEVYRKLPKTERKEIVEKHLKLVGLRQAADKRPGEISGGMKQRVAIARALSIRPQLLLLDEPFGALDALTRGGLQEQLMKICEANQVSAVMVTHDVDEALLLSDRIVMLTNGPEAHIGQILEVNIPRPRQRMEVVNHPSYYALRNEVVYFLNQQKKAKKSATKKAPMVIAKNGLEKVNLDLGFIPLTDCAPLIIAKEKGIFEEYGLSEVTLSRETSWKLLGQGVIEGRLDAAQMVAGMPIAMTLGFGKNPPLPIVTAMTLSRNGNGITLSKNLYEHGVKTLEDFKIYIENNLDKVHTLGMVHPSSMHNLMLRYWLAAGNINPDQDVNLTVIPPPQMQANLKAGNIDGYCVGGPWNARSVHEGLGFVIANSFDIFPNGHTEKVLGVKEEWANRYPKTHVALVKSLIDACDYCDDRRNREEILEILCRDEYIGSAPEYTRLGFIDPVDRGNGQPAELLINYNQFFVDKTNCPDATEFLWIMAEMARWGITPFPKNWVSILERVLRTDVYGQAARELGLSDTGRDRQSIKLFDGTIFNPNDPIKYLKNLKIKQEIRIEEIILDPIAA; encoded by the coding sequence ATGTCTGTATTCGTACAAGTTGATCACGTCAATCGCGTTTTTAATCTTCCCAATGGAGAACAATATATTGCCCTAAAAAATATCGAACTCAAAATTGATAAAGGGGAATTTATTACCTTACTTGGACACTCTGGCTGTGGAAAATCCACCCTATTAAATATTATTGCGGGGTTAGATCAAGCATCAGAAGGAGGGATTATTTTAGAAGGGCGAGAAGTTCGAGAACCTGGGCCAGATCGGATGGTGGTATTTCAAAATTATTCCCTATTACCTTGGTTAACTGTTAGGGAAAATATTGCCTTAGCGGTTGATGAAGTGTATCGTAAACTTCCTAAAACTGAACGAAAAGAAATTGTTGAAAAACATCTTAAATTAGTCGGTTTAAGACAGGCTGCGGATAAACGACCGGGGGAAATTTCGGGGGGGATGAAACAGCGAGTCGCGATCGCTCGTGCCCTATCCATTCGACCCCAATTATTACTCCTAGATGAACCCTTTGGAGCCTTAGATGCTTTAACTAGAGGCGGGCTACAAGAGCAGTTAATGAAAATCTGTGAAGCCAACCAAGTCAGCGCCGTCATGGTGACCCACGATGTCGATGAAGCCTTATTATTATCCGATCGGATTGTAATGTTAACCAACGGCCCAGAAGCTCATATTGGGCAAATTTTAGAGGTGAATATTCCCCGTCCCCGTCAACGGATGGAAGTGGTTAATCATCCCAGCTATTATGCCTTGCGGAATGAAGTTGTTTATTTTCTCAATCAACAGAAAAAAGCCAAAAAATCAGCTACCAAAAAAGCACCTATGGTTATTGCTAAAAATGGCTTAGAAAAAGTCAATTTAGACCTGGGTTTTATTCCCCTAACCGACTGCGCCCCCCTAATTATTGCTAAGGAAAAAGGGATCTTTGAGGAATATGGATTAAGCGAAGTTACCCTCAGTCGAGAAACCAGTTGGAAACTGTTAGGTCAGGGGGTGATCGAAGGCCGTTTAGACGCGGCGCAAATGGTGGCAGGAATGCCCATAGCTATGACATTGGGCTTTGGTAAAAACCCACCCCTGCCCATAGTAACTGCCATGACCCTATCTCGAAATGGCAATGGAATTACCTTGAGTAAAAATTTATATGAACATGGGGTAAAAACCCTAGAAGATTTTAAAATTTATATCGAAAATAACCTTGACAAAGTGCATACTTTGGGTATGGTTCACCCTAGTTCTATGCACAATTTAATGTTACGCTATTGGTTAGCAGCAGGTAATATTAACCCCGATCAAGATGTTAATTTAACCGTGATTCCACCGCCCCAAATGCAGGCTAATTTAAAAGCCGGAAATATTGATGGGTATTGTGTGGGGGGGCCTTGGAATGCCCGATCTGTTCATGAGGGGTTAGGATTTGTTATTGCTAATAGTTTTGATATTTTCCCGAATGGACACACGGAGAAAGTTTTAGGGGTGAAAGAGGAGTGGGCAAATCGCTATCCTAAAACCCATGTTGCTCTAGTAAAATCCTTAATTGATGCCTGTGACTATTGCGATGATCGGCGAAATCGAGAAGAAATTTTAGAGATCTTATGTCGGGATGAATATATCGGATCGGCTCCAGAATATACCCGTTTAGGATTTATTGACCCCGTTGATCGGGGTAATGGTCAACCAGCCGAATTATTGATAAATTACAATCAGTTTTTTGTCGATAAAACTAATTGTCCTGATGCTACGGAATTTCTCTGGATCATGGCAGAAATGGCTCGTTGGGGGATTACACCCTTCCCGAAAAACTGGGTTTCTATCCTAGAAAGGGTATTAAGAACTGATGTTTATGGCCAAGCAGCCCGGGAATTAGGATTGTCTGATACAGGACGCGATCGCCAAAGTATCAAACTATTTGATGGCACTATTTTTAATCCTAACGATCCGATTAAATATCTCAAAAATCTCAAGATTAAACAAGAAATTCGGATTGAAGAAATTATCCTTGATCCCATAGCAGCCTAA
- the nrtD gene encoding nitrate transport ATP-binding protein NrtD, which produces MQILDSISSKPMPSSKSDAFLLIDQVSKVYNTAKGEYVVLENVNLQVQEGEFICIIGHSGCGKSTLLNMVAGFNQPTTGVVSVQGKTITEPGPERMVVFQNYSLLPWLTAKENIHLGVESVYPDKSTAEHKTIVQENLELVGLSEAANKKPAQLSGGMKQRVSIARALATRPQMLILDEPFGALDPITREELQEELLSIWQDHRITVLMITHDIDEALFLADRLVMMTNSPSAQIGEILDIPFSRPRNRAKITEDPRYYELRNYALDFLFRRFAHHEEDQDTTEDTTSDMESAQSTTISPSSSSIATEVLNMQPDKPNPNENPYAQPSEPELIQEESSTTISEEMSPSAKTGVLFALWGVILATLVGSLVFNSSAPTTPNKEAETPESSSTTMETSTPVIVETATPITTPSPTLSPSPTATLSPGTVPSVSISPSPESIPVASPNPVATTSPSPTNSVASTTTITTTPSPSSTTAIAPTTKASPTVSPSPIATASPTPGSLAEATASPSAVATGSPATTPTTTSSSSPSPSPVATSPSSSTTATPSAADLEKLNQEVFANINEAWTNTPVTAVSVYLVKVSQTGEILSYEAKSADATQNLNNTPLPKLVKSDVTQTPYTQFEVTFTPVGTLDLKSVQ; this is translated from the coding sequence ATGCAAATTTTAGATAGTATTTCTTCTAAACCAATGCCATCCTCAAAATCCGATGCTTTTTTACTGATTGATCAAGTTTCTAAAGTCTATAACACAGCAAAAGGTGAATATGTTGTCCTTGAAAATGTCAATCTTCAGGTGCAAGAAGGTGAATTTATCTGCATTATTGGTCACTCCGGTTGTGGAAAATCCACCTTATTAAATATGGTGGCGGGGTTTAATCAGCCCACCACTGGGGTCGTATCAGTTCAGGGAAAAACTATCACCGAACCTGGGCCAGAACGGATGGTAGTATTTCAAAACTATTCCCTGTTACCCTGGTTAACCGCAAAAGAAAATATTCATTTGGGGGTTGAGTCAGTATATCCTGACAAATCCACCGCCGAACATAAGACTATTGTTCAGGAAAACTTAGAGTTAGTCGGGTTATCGGAAGCGGCGAACAAAAAACCCGCCCAACTCTCAGGAGGTATGAAACAACGGGTTTCCATCGCTAGAGCTTTAGCTACCCGTCCCCAAATGTTGATTTTAGACGAACCCTTTGGCGCCTTAGACCCCATCACCCGGGAAGAACTTCAGGAAGAACTACTAAGTATTTGGCAAGATCATCGAATTACTGTATTGATGATTACCCATGATATCGATGAAGCCTTATTTTTAGCCGATCGTCTGGTGATGATGACCAATAGCCCATCAGCCCAAATTGGGGAGATCCTCGATATTCCCTTTTCCCGTCCCCGCAACCGCGCCAAAATCACCGAAGATCCACGATATTATGAATTACGGAACTATGCCCTCGATTTTCTATTCCGGCGCTTTGCCCACCATGAAGAAGATCAAGACACAACTGAAGATACAACATCTGACATGGAATCGGCACAAAGCACTACAATATCACCCAGTTCTAGTTCTATAGCAACAGAGGTGCTAAATATGCAACCCGATAAACCTAACCCTAATGAAAATCCTTATGCTCAACCTTCTGAACCTGAATTAATCCAGGAAGAAAGTTCTACCACGATCTCGGAAGAAATGTCTCCATCGGCGAAAACCGGAGTGTTATTTGCCCTATGGGGAGTCATTCTCGCCACCTTAGTCGGATCATTAGTTTTTAACTCCTCTGCGCCTACTACCCCCAATAAAGAGGCAGAAACCCCTGAATCTTCCTCAACGACAATGGAGACGTCAACCCCTGTGATTGTGGAAACCGCGACTCCGATCACAACACCCTCTCCGACTTTATCGCCTAGTCCCACGGCGACTTTATCCCCAGGTACAGTTCCCTCTGTTAGTATTTCTCCATCCCCTGAGTCTATTCCAGTGGCCTCTCCTAACCCGGTGGCAACGACTTCCCCTAGTCCCACTAATAGCGTTGCATCTACCACAACAATAACAACAACCCCCTCTCCCAGTTCAACAACGGCGATCGCACCTACCACAAAGGCATCTCCAACGGTTTCTCCCTCACCCATTGCTACGGCGTCCCCAACTCCAGGGAGTTTAGCCGAGGCTACGGCATCTCCTTCTGCTGTTGCTACCGGATCTCCGGCTACAACACCAACAACAACGTCTTCGTCTTCGCCTTCGCCTTCTCCTGTGGCAACATCCCCCAGTAGCAGCACTACAGCCACTCCTAGTGCGGCGGATTTAGAAAAGTTGAATCAAGAGGTTTTTGCTAACATCAATGAGGCTTGGACAAATACTCCCGTGACCGCAGTTTCTGTTTATTTAGTTAAGGTGAGTCAAACGGGGGAAATTTTGAGTTATGAGGCTAAATCTGCCGATGCAACTCAAAATCTGAACAATACCCCTCTGCCTAAGTTAGTGAAATCGGATGTGACCCAAACTCCCTATACGCAATTTGAGGTGACATTTACTCCCGTAGGAACCTTGGATTTAAAATCGGTTCAATAG
- the narB gene encoding nitrate reductase produces MKSIKTLCPFCGVGCGLEILSTATADQDIKRNEQENPVWKVRGDRQHPSSLGMVCVKGATVTESIHRDRLLYPMIRETLDQPFRQGSWEEALTLIVDRIKTVSHEYGSDALCMYGSGQCVTEDYYVAQKLFKGCLGTNNFDANSRLCMSSAVSGYVQSLGADGPPCCYDDLELTDCAFIVGSNAAECHPIIFNRLAKYHKKNPHVKLIVADPRCTQTAAVADLHLPIRPGTDIDLFNGIGYLLLKSGNIDTLFVEECTRNFKEYAQLLQSYPPEKVAETSGITIEALETAARYWQESKRILSMWSMGLNQSSEGTAKVRSLINLHLMTGQIGKPGSGPFSLTGQPNAMGGREAGGLAHLLPGYRSVTNPQHRAQVEQFWGIPPGRISPHTGRTVWDMIIGLEQNQVQFLWIVATNPAVSMPDLKRTKAALLKSPFTVYQEAYYPTETAPYAHILLPATQWSEKTGVMTNSERRVTYCPGFDIPLGEARHDWEIFADVGRRLGFKEEFAFQTSADVYAEFVQLTQGRPCDMSGLSHDRLQQQGPTQWPCPEGEVDSRISSKRLYTNNYFATPDGRAIFGPYHSKGLAEPSDPDYPYVLTTGRLYGHWHTLTRTGRTAKTQQMHPDPFIEIHPKDAANLGIENGDIVQVCSRRGSCQFPAKVTAFIAPGTVFVPMHWGALWAADAEANNLTHPHACPDSRQPELKACAVQLSVISHQSSVISSRVDSHLGNL; encoded by the coding sequence ATGAAATCCATTAAAACCCTTTGTCCTTTCTGTGGTGTCGGTTGTGGTTTAGAAATTCTATCCACAGCAACAGCCGATCAAGATATTAAACGAAATGAACAGGAAAACCCAGTTTGGAAGGTGAGAGGCGATCGCCAACATCCTTCTAGTTTGGGAATGGTCTGTGTTAAAGGAGCCACCGTCACCGAATCAATTCATCGCGATCGTCTTTTATACCCAATGATTCGAGAAACCCTAGATCAACCCTTCCGCCAGGGGAGTTGGGAGGAAGCTCTAACTTTGATCGTGGATCGGATCAAAACCGTTAGTCATGAATATGGTTCCGATGCCCTATGTATGTACGGTTCCGGTCAGTGTGTTACCGAAGATTATTATGTGGCACAAAAACTATTTAAAGGTTGTTTAGGAACCAATAATTTTGATGCCAATTCTCGTTTATGTATGTCATCTGCCGTTTCAGGTTATGTTCAGAGCTTGGGGGCTGATGGGCCGCCCTGTTGTTATGATGATTTAGAATTAACTGATTGTGCTTTTATTGTAGGTAGTAATGCCGCCGAATGTCATCCAATTATATTTAATCGTTTAGCCAAATATCATAAAAAAAATCCCCACGTTAAACTAATTGTTGCTGATCCTCGATGCACCCAAACCGCAGCAGTTGCCGACCTGCATTTACCGATTCGCCCCGGAACTGATATTGACCTATTTAATGGTATTGGTTATTTATTATTAAAATCGGGAAATATTGATACCCTATTTGTGGAAGAATGTACCCGCAATTTTAAAGAATATGCTCAACTTTTACAATCTTATCCTCCCGAAAAAGTTGCCGAAACCTCTGGAATTACTATCGAAGCCTTAGAAACCGCTGCCCGTTATTGGCAAGAATCTAAACGGATTTTATCTATGTGGTCAATGGGATTAAATCAATCCTCCGAGGGTACGGCAAAAGTGCGATCGCTAATTAATTTACACCTAATGACCGGTCAAATTGGTAAACCCGGTTCTGGCCCGTTTTCCCTCACCGGACAACCCAACGCCATGGGCGGACGGGAAGCCGGAGGACTGGCCCATCTATTACCCGGCTATCGATCGGTAACTAACCCCCAACATCGGGCTCAAGTTGAACAGTTTTGGGGTATTCCCCCAGGTCGCATTTCCCCCCATACCGGACGCACCGTTTGGGATATGATTATCGGTTTAGAACAGAATCAGGTGCAGTTTCTCTGGATCGTCGCCACCAATCCGGCCGTGAGTATGCCTGACCTGAAACGCACCAAAGCCGCCCTATTAAAATCCCCCTTCACTGTCTATCAAGAAGCCTACTATCCCACGGAAACCGCCCCCTACGCCCATATTTTACTCCCCGCTACCCAATGGAGTGAAAAAACCGGGGTGATGACCAACTCCGAAAGGCGTGTAACCTACTGTCCGGGGTTTGATATCCCTTTGGGAGAAGCCCGACATGACTGGGAGATTTTTGCTGATGTCGGTAGGCGTTTAGGGTTTAAGGAAGAATTTGCTTTCCAAACCTCGGCGGATGTCTATGCTGAATTTGTGCAGCTTACTCAAGGGCGTCCCTGTGATATGTCAGGGTTAAGCCATGACCGTTTGCAACAACAGGGGCCGACCCAATGGCCCTGTCCAGAAGGAGAAGTTGACTCTCGTATTTCCTCCAAACGCCTCTACACCAATAATTATTTTGCCACCCCCGACGGTCGGGCGATTTTTGGCCCTTACCATTCCAAGGGGTTAGCTGAACCCAGTGATCCCGATTATCCCTATGTGTTGACAACGGGGCGTTTATATGGGCATTGGCACACCCTCACCCGCACCGGGAGAACGGCAAAAACCCAACAAATGCACCCCGACCCATTTATAGAAATTCATCCCAAAGATGCAGCTAATTTGGGGATTGAAAATGGCGATATTGTGCAAGTCTGTTCTCGACGGGGAAGTTGTCAATTTCCCGCTAAAGTCACTGCCTTTATTGCCCCTGGAACCGTCTTTGTCCCGATGCACTGGGGGGCGTTGTGGGCCGCAGATGCAGAAGCCAATAATTTAACCCATCCCCACGCCTGTCCTGACTCCCGCCAACCGGAATTAAAAGCCTGTGCAGTACAGTTATCAGTTATCAGTCATCAGTCATCAGTTATCAGTTCAAGAGTTGACAGTCATCTAGGGAACCTTTGA